From a single Paenibacillus sp. FSL W8-0426 genomic region:
- a CDS encoding formylglycine-generating enzyme family protein, with the protein MDHNERDGNQASCCTPGRGKTAVNIKPGKRITLKQACCQESETENAPAAERPGMIRLEGGTFRMGTDSTEGFEQDGEGPARGVTLSSFYIDRYAVTNAQFADFVQDTNYVTEAERFGNSFVFHLLLPPEQRQNRATMVMQTPWWHIVDGADWKHPEGKGSHVEDRMNHPVVHVSWNDALAYCKWAGKRLPTEAEWEYAARGGLDQARYPWGDELTPDGKHMCNIWQGKFPITNDAEDGYVGTAPVDAFEPNGFGLYNVAGNVWEWCADEFDPYYHRQSSNINPLGVSRGNARSMRGGSYLCHDSYCNRYRVAARNKNTPDSSSGNTGFRCAADADDEQRG; encoded by the coding sequence ATGGATCACAACGAACGGGACGGTAACCAGGCCTCTTGCTGCACGCCGGGACGCGGAAAAACGGCGGTCAACATCAAGCCGGGGAAGCGTATTACCCTAAAACAGGCTTGCTGTCAGGAAAGCGAAACAGAGAATGCACCTGCAGCGGAGCGCCCAGGCATGATTCGGTTGGAGGGTGGAACGTTCCGTATGGGAACGGACAGCACGGAAGGTTTCGAACAGGACGGAGAGGGACCGGCCAGGGGAGTCACGCTCTCATCGTTTTACATCGATCGTTATGCCGTGACGAATGCGCAGTTTGCCGATTTTGTCCAAGATACCAACTATGTCACGGAAGCCGAGCGGTTCGGCAACTCCTTTGTGTTTCATTTATTGCTACCGCCGGAACAAAGGCAGAACAGAGCCACGATGGTCATGCAGACGCCGTGGTGGCACATCGTGGATGGTGCGGATTGGAAACATCCCGAAGGAAAGGGTTCCCATGTGGAAGATCGCATGAACCATCCCGTCGTTCATGTATCATGGAACGATGCGCTGGCTTATTGCAAATGGGCCGGAAAACGTCTGCCGACAGAGGCGGAGTGGGAATATGCTGCGCGCGGCGGTTTGGATCAGGCGAGGTATCCGTGGGGAGACGAGTTGACGCCGGACGGCAAACATATGTGCAACATTTGGCAAGGAAAGTTTCCGATCACCAATGATGCCGAGGATGGATATGTCGGAACCGCGCCTGTAGATGCGTTTGAGCCAAACGGATTTGGATTGTATAATGTGGCAGGCAATGTGTGGGAATGGTGTGCGGACGAGTTCGATCCATATTACCATCGCCAATCGTCCAACATCAATCCGCTCGGCGTGAGCCGAGGAAATGCGCGATCCATGCGTGGAGGCTCGTACCTATGCCACGATTCCTATTGCAACCGGTACAGGGTCGCGGCACGCAACAAAAATACGCCTGACAGCTCCTCAGGCAATACCGGATTCCGCTGCGCTGCGGACGCGGATGATGAACAACGCGGCTGA
- a CDS encoding glycoside hydrolase family 43 protein encodes MPELPKPHQPLVTHIFTADPSAHVFEDRIYIYPSHDLDHDGPVNDNGDQYKMEDYHVLSMTDMDSPVTDHGEALHVKDVPWASSQMWAPDAAFRNGTYYLFFPARDHDGIFRIGVATSSSPAGPFKPEEQYIQGSFSIDPAVFVDEDDQAYMFFGGLWGGQLEKWQTGSYVEHAEGPAPDAPALGPRVAKLSDDMLSLASEAQEIVIVDQEGKPLTAGNEDCRYFEGPWMHKYNGKYYLSYSTGTTHKLVYAIGDSPVGPFTFQGTILPPVIGWTTHHSIVQFREKWYLFYHDCSLSGGVDYKRCVKFAELAYNPDGTIRMINPYPEK; translated from the coding sequence ATGCCCGAATTGCCTAAGCCGCATCAACCTTTAGTAACCCATATCTTTACTGCCGATCCGTCGGCGCATGTGTTCGAGGATCGCATCTATATCTATCCCTCCCATGATCTCGACCATGATGGTCCAGTGAATGACAACGGGGACCAGTACAAGATGGAGGATTATCATGTGCTGTCCATGACGGACATGGATTCACCCGTGACGGATCATGGCGAGGCGCTGCATGTGAAGGATGTCCCTTGGGCATCCAGCCAGATGTGGGCACCGGATGCCGCGTTCAGAAACGGCACTTATTATTTGTTTTTCCCTGCGCGGGACCATGATGGCATTTTCCGCATCGGTGTGGCTACATCGTCGTCTCCGGCAGGCCCGTTCAAGCCGGAGGAGCAGTACATTCAAGGCAGCTTCAGCATTGACCCCGCTGTGTTCGTCGACGAGGACGATCAGGCCTACATGTTCTTTGGCGGGCTATGGGGCGGACAGTTGGAGAAATGGCAGACAGGAAGCTACGTGGAACATGCGGAAGGTCCTGCCCCGGATGCTCCCGCCCTCGGACCAAGAGTGGCGAAACTGAGCGATGATATGCTATCGCTGGCTTCGGAGGCGCAGGAGATCGTCATCGTGGATCAGGAAGGCAAACCGCTGACCGCAGGCAACGAGGATTGCCGATATTTTGAAGGACCATGGATGCACAAGTACAATGGCAAATATTATTTGTCCTATTCTACAGGAACGACGCACAAACTGGTGTACGCCATCGGCGACAGCCCGGTGGGGCCGTTTACATTCCAAGGCACCATTTTGCCGCCCGTCATAGGCTGGACAACGCATCATTCCATTGTACAATTCCGGGAAAAGTGGTATCTGTTCTATCACGATTGCTCCCTTTCCGGCGGCGTCGACTACAAGCGCTGCGTGAAATTTGCCGAGTTGGCGTACAATCCGGATGGCACCATTCGCATGATTAACCCTTATCCCGAGAAGTAA
- a CDS encoding endo-1,4-beta-xylanase, with translation MMVSFRTEAPLKELYKDAFHIGAAVNPGTIERQRSLLAYHFNSLTAENEMKFSSVHPKEELYTFEDADIIAAFAREHGMALRGHTLVWHNQTPEWLFENKAGGLVERAVLLERLRAHIQTVVGRYKDVIYGWDVVNEVISDDANDENAFLRPSKWLDIAGEDFIAKAFEFAHEADPQALLFYNDYNESNPHKRERIYRLVRSLLDQGVPIHGVGLQAHWNLYDPSLDDMRAAIERYAQLGLQLQLTELDVSVFRFDDRRTDLVHPTEEMLELQAERYESIFRLLYEYKEHISAVTFWGAADDYTWLDDFPVRGRKNWPFLFDESHRPKEAYQRVAQIAAPK, from the coding sequence ATGATGGTTTCGTTTCGAACAGAGGCCCCACTGAAGGAATTGTACAAGGACGCTTTCCATATCGGAGCAGCAGTGAATCCGGGCACGATCGAACGCCAGCGTTCACTGCTTGCATATCACTTCAACAGCCTGACGGCGGAAAACGAAATGAAATTCTCCAGCGTGCATCCAAAGGAGGAACTGTATACATTCGAGGATGCGGATATCATCGCGGCCTTTGCCCGGGAGCATGGGATGGCGCTGCGCGGCCATACGCTGGTCTGGCATAACCAGACTCCCGAATGGCTGTTCGAGAACAAAGCTGGGGGGCTGGTGGAACGTGCTGTATTGCTGGAGCGATTGCGCGCACACATTCAAACCGTCGTTGGCAGATATAAGGACGTTATCTATGGTTGGGATGTCGTGAACGAGGTTATTTCGGATGATGCGAACGACGAAAATGCATTCCTGCGGCCTTCCAAATGGTTGGATATCGCGGGAGAGGACTTTATTGCCAAAGCGTTCGAATTCGCCCATGAAGCAGACCCGCAGGCGCTTTTGTTCTATAACGATTATAACGAGTCCAATCCGCACAAGCGGGAGCGCATTTATCGGCTCGTCCGTTCGCTGCTGGATCAAGGCGTGCCGATTCATGGCGTCGGCCTGCAGGCGCATTGGAATCTGTATGATCCGAGCCTGGACGATATGCGCGCCGCGATTGAGCGATATGCGCAGCTTGGCCTGCAGCTTCAGCTTACCGAACTGGATGTCTCGGTATTCCGCTTTGACGACAGGCGCACGGATCTGGTTCATCCTACGGAGGAGATGCTGGAGTTGCAGGCCGAGCGATACGAATCCATTTTCCGCCTGCTTTACGAATACAAGGAACATATCAGCGCCGTGACATTCTGGGGGGCAGCCGACGATTACACCTGGCTTGACGATTTCCCTGTCCGAGGGCGGAAAAACTGGCCTTTCCTGTTCGACGAGTCGCATCGTCCGAAGGAAGCCTATCAGCGTGTTGCGCAAATCGCCGCGCCCAAGTGA
- a CDS encoding glycoside hydrolase family 43 protein: protein MPQLQSHTIRYANPILPGFYPDPSIVKAEDYFYLVCSSFEYFPGVPIFRSRDLIHWEQIGNVLDRISQLDLTGQKSSDGIYAPALRYHAGTFYMITTDVRGIGNFYVTATNPAGPWSDPIRIPYGGIDPSLFFDDDGKVYVTAQQGADYDSHAIQYEIDIATGEALSEPQVVWHGDGGPWTEGPHLYKINGMYYMMSASGGTAKEHREIIGRSDKPYGPFERYPEPILTHRHLDHPIQYLGHADLVEDHHGDWWAVFLGVRLTEEGYSVLGRETFLAPVVWNDGWPHIDNNEGIVSLDMTVQRQPVTAPSLLEENGAIVVGRDEFDGELGPQWMFVRNPTEGACSLAEKPGFLTLYGQAAGLGDVGQLTFVGRRQQHLHASFTACMSFVPVADGEEAGLCIRRDEDAHYELGIRRLEDRNVLFARLTVRGESHTVHESETQAEQLWLRIESSEKEYRLACSEDGENWRGLGSGSARAISPEDFVHKMCFTGAVIGLYATGNGRASSTPARFDWFEYSI from the coding sequence ATGCCACAGCTTCAATCGCATACGATCCGTTATGCCAATCCGATCCTGCCCGGATTTTATCCGGATCCGAGCATCGTGAAGGCGGAGGATTATTTTTACCTTGTTTGCAGTTCGTTCGAATATTTTCCCGGAGTACCGATTTTTCGGAGCCGGGATCTGATTCATTGGGAGCAGATCGGCAATGTACTGGACCGGATCAGCCAGCTTGATTTGACCGGGCAGAAAAGCTCGGACGGCATTTACGCTCCTGCGCTGCGTTACCACGCAGGCACGTTCTATATGATTACGACAGATGTGAGAGGCATCGGCAACTTCTACGTGACGGCAACCAACCCTGCCGGACCGTGGTCCGATCCGATTCGCATTCCGTATGGCGGAATTGACCCATCGCTGTTTTTTGACGATGACGGCAAAGTGTATGTTACGGCCCAGCAAGGCGCGGATTACGACTCTCACGCCATTCAGTATGAGATCGACATTGCGACGGGAGAGGCGCTCTCCGAACCGCAAGTCGTATGGCATGGAGACGGCGGTCCATGGACCGAAGGGCCGCATTTGTACAAAATCAACGGCATGTATTATATGATGTCCGCTTCGGGCGGAACGGCCAAGGAGCACCGCGAAATCATCGGCAGAAGCGATAAACCTTACGGTCCGTTCGAACGCTATCCAGAGCCCATCCTGACCCATCGCCATCTGGATCATCCAATCCAGTATTTGGGCCATGCCGATCTGGTGGAGGATCACCACGGCGACTGGTGGGCCGTATTTCTCGGCGTGCGGTTGACGGAGGAAGGATATAGCGTGCTGGGACGGGAAACGTTCCTCGCACCGGTCGTTTGGAATGACGGTTGGCCGCACATTGACAACAATGAAGGAATAGTGAGCCTGGATATGACGGTTCAGCGCCAGCCCGTGACGGCCCCTTCTTTGTTGGAGGAAAATGGAGCCATCGTTGTCGGCCGGGACGAATTCGATGGAGAACTTGGACCGCAATGGATGTTTGTGCGCAATCCGACAGAGGGAGCATGCTCGCTTGCAGAAAAACCGGGTTTCCTGACGTTGTATGGTCAGGCGGCGGGTCTCGGCGACGTTGGCCAGCTCACGTTTGTCGGCCGGAGGCAGCAGCATCTGCATGCCAGCTTTACGGCATGTATGTCATTCGTGCCGGTCGCCGACGGGGAAGAAGCGGGGTTGTGCATCCGCCGGGATGAGGACGCGCACTACGAGCTTGGCATAAGACGGTTGGAAGACCGCAATGTGCTCTTTGCCCGTCTGACGGTGCGCGGAGAGTCGCACACGGTTCATGAAAGCGAAACGCAAGCGGAGCAGCTATGGCTCCGGATCGAATCGTCAGAAAAGGAATACAGGCTGGCTTGTTCCGAGGACGGGGAAAACTGGAGGGGTTTGGGGTCGGGTTCGGCGCGTGCCATCTCTCCGGAGGATTTTGTCCATAAAATGTGCTTCACCGGAGCGGTGATCGGGCTATACGCTACGGGCAACGGCCGGGCAAGCAGCACTCCTGCCCGTTTCGACTGGTTTGAGTATTCGATCTGA
- a CDS encoding carbohydrate ABC transporter permease, whose product MILLVIVTLYPFLNTIVVSFNAGNDTIRGGLYLWPREFTMQNYKAVFASGTIYNAFMVSVARTVLSTVLNIFLTTMLAYTLSRREYIFRKLITTVFVLTMYFNAGLIPGYFLMKDLHLINSFWVYVIPSLVSAFNLIVIRTYIYTIPESLIESAKIDGAGDFRIFWKVIFPLCKPVLATIALFVAVGAWNSWFDAFLYTSSRQELSTLQYELMKLLSSSMNANSNPSVANGVGVEHSTQVTPISIRAAITIVASVPILLVYPFMQKYFVVGLNVGSVKE is encoded by the coding sequence ATGATTTTGCTGGTCATTGTCACGTTGTACCCGTTTCTGAACACGATTGTCGTTTCGTTCAATGCAGGGAATGACACCATCCGGGGTGGATTGTACTTATGGCCCCGCGAGTTCACGATGCAGAATTACAAAGCGGTGTTTGCATCAGGCACGATTTATAATGCGTTCATGGTTTCCGTGGCGCGTACGGTGCTTTCCACCGTGCTGAATATATTCCTGACCACCATGCTGGCCTATACGCTGAGCCGCCGGGAATATATTTTCCGCAAGCTGATCACGACCGTGTTTGTACTGACGATGTATTTCAACGCAGGGCTCATTCCGGGGTATTTCCTGATGAAGGACCTGCATTTGATCAATTCGTTCTGGGTGTATGTCATCCCGTCGCTGGTCAGCGCGTTTAACTTGATCGTCATCCGTACTTATATCTATACCATCCCCGAAAGCCTGATCGAATCAGCCAAAATAGACGGGGCCGGAGATTTCAGGATTTTCTGGAAAGTCATCTTTCCGCTGTGCAAACCCGTTTTGGCAACGATTGCGCTCTTCGTCGCGGTAGGGGCATGGAACTCCTGGTTCGATGCTTTTCTGTATACGTCCTCCCGTCAAGAGCTGAGCACGCTGCAATATGAATTGATGAAGCTGTTATCCTCCAGCATGAACGCCAACAGCAACCCTTCGGTAGCCAACGGCGTTGGGGTGGAGCATTCGACACAGGTAACGCCGATTTCAATCCGGGCCGCGATTACCATTGTTGCTTCGGTACCGATCCTGCTCGTATATCCGTTCATGCAAAAATACTTTGTCGTTGGACTTAACGTAGGGAGTGTGAAGGAATAA